A window of the Halopseudomonas phragmitis genome harbors these coding sequences:
- a CDS encoding ABC transporter ATP-binding protein: protein MTSGNQPFDLECQEVCKRFAGHQAVDGVSFQIPAGSFFSILGPSGCGKTTLLRMLAGFLEPDSGDIRIKGRSMLGIAPNRRPLNMVFQHLALFPMMSVADNVAYGLKRRGTAREEIRRRVADVLERVGLPDSGDKKPEQLSGGQKQRIAIARCLVLEPAVLLLDEPLGALDLKLREQMKVELKQLQQTFGTTFIYITHDQSEALVMSDQVAVMNQGRFEQVDSPQGLYYNPQTPFVAGFVGDSNRMAARLLQAGPHAELELAGGLRVKARAATAPVAPGSQASLFVRPESIVACLPDMPCELDNRLSARVETLLFDGANSRIEASVATGGQSLNLTVRLPQTPAYAQLRPGDLLTLGWAADQGLYFPETGA, encoded by the coding sequence ATGACATCAGGCAATCAGCCCTTTGACCTCGAATGCCAGGAGGTCTGCAAACGGTTTGCCGGCCATCAGGCGGTGGACGGCGTTTCCTTTCAAATTCCTGCCGGTTCGTTTTTCTCGATACTCGGGCCTTCCGGCTGCGGCAAGACCACGCTGCTACGCATGCTGGCCGGGTTTCTTGAACCCGATAGCGGCGACATCCGGATCAAGGGCCGCTCGATGCTGGGGATTGCGCCCAATCGGCGGCCGCTGAACATGGTGTTCCAGCACCTGGCGCTGTTCCCAATGATGAGCGTGGCTGACAACGTCGCCTATGGGCTCAAGCGTCGAGGGACTGCCCGTGAGGAAATTCGTCGCCGGGTGGCGGATGTGCTGGAGCGGGTCGGTCTGCCCGACAGCGGCGACAAGAAGCCCGAGCAATTGTCCGGTGGCCAGAAACAGCGGATTGCGATTGCCCGCTGTCTGGTGCTTGAGCCGGCGGTGCTGTTGCTCGATGAGCCGCTTGGGGCGCTGGATCTGAAGCTGCGTGAGCAGATGAAGGTGGAGCTCAAGCAGTTGCAGCAGACCTTTGGTACCACCTTTATCTACATCACCCACGACCAGTCCGAAGCGCTGGTGATGTCGGATCAGGTGGCGGTGATGAATCAGGGCCGGTTCGAGCAGGTCGATAGCCCTCAGGGCCTGTACTACAACCCGCAAACGCCGTTTGTTGCGGGCTTCGTTGGCGACAGCAATCGCATGGCTGCGCGTCTGCTTCAGGCTGGCCCGCATGCTGAACTGGAGCTGGCTGGTGGGCTGCGGGTCAAGGCCCGGGCGGCCACTGCACCGGTAGCACCTGGTAGCCAGGCCAGTCTGTTCGTGCGCCCGGAAAGCATTGTCGCCTGCTTGCCGGACATGCCCTGTGAGCTGGATAACCGTCTGTCCGCGCGGGTGGAGACACTGTTGTTCGATGGCGCCAACAGCCGGATCGAGGCCAGTGTGGCGACTGGTGGCCAATCCCTGAACCTGACTGTACGCTTGCCCCAGACCCCGGCTTACGCCCAGCTGCGTCCAGGCGATTTGCTGACGTTGGGCTGGGCGGCTGATCAGGGGCTGTATTTCCCCGAGACCGGAGCCTGA
- a CDS encoding radical SAM protein — MAAQPFPVSYIEPVFRPPSEAHSLILPVTNGCSWNKCTFCEMYTAPQKKFRARDEAEVLEEIQRCGEQLLVQRVFLADGDAMVLPTHRLLRILEAIRQHMPEVNRVTSYCLPRNLKRKSVAELSELREAGLAMLYVGAESGDDQVLERVNKGETRASTSEALIKAGEAGIQRSVMILNGLGGQSLSDQHARHSAELMNETQPEYLSTLVVSFPQGMERFKERYADFQPLDQQGLFREMLTFLQTLELDSTVFRSDHASNYLVLKGVLGADKGRMLEQVRTALEQPERVKLRPEWMRGL, encoded by the coding sequence ATGGCCGCACAGCCGTTTCCCGTCAGCTATATCGAACCGGTATTCAGACCGCCCAGCGAAGCCCACTCACTGATTCTGCCGGTCACCAATGGCTGTTCCTGGAACAAATGTACGTTCTGCGAAATGTACACCGCGCCGCAGAAGAAATTTCGGGCTCGTGATGAGGCTGAGGTACTGGAGGAAATTCAGCGCTGCGGTGAACAGTTGCTGGTGCAGCGGGTATTTCTGGCCGATGGCGACGCCATGGTGCTGCCTACCCATCGTCTGTTGCGCATCCTTGAAGCGATCCGCCAGCATATGCCCGAGGTCAACCGGGTAACCTCCTACTGCTTGCCGCGCAACCTCAAGCGCAAGTCTGTGGCTGAGCTGAGCGAGCTGCGCGAAGCCGGGTTGGCGATGCTGTATGTCGGGGCCGAGTCCGGCGATGATCAGGTGCTGGAGCGGGTCAACAAAGGAGAAACCCGGGCTTCTACCAGTGAGGCGCTGATCAAGGCTGGCGAGGCTGGTATTCAGCGCTCGGTGATGATCCTCAACGGTCTGGGTGGGCAAAGCCTGAGCGACCAGCACGCCCGGCACTCGGCAGAACTGATGAATGAAACCCAGCCTGAATACCTGTCCACTCTGGTGGTCAGCTTCCCTCAGGGTATGGAACGCTTCAAGGAGCGTTATGCCGACTTCCAGCCGCTCGATCAGCAGGGACTGTTCCGCGAGATGCTGACCTTCCTGCAGACTCTGGAGCTGGACAGCACGGTGTTTCGCAGTGACCATGCTTCCAATTACCTGGTGCTCAAGGGTGTGCTTGGAGCTGACAAGGGGCGTATGCTTGAGCAGGTGCGCACCGCCCTGGAGCAGCCGGAGCGGGTGAAGTTGCGCCCTGAGTGGATGCGCGGGCTGTAG
- a CDS encoding TetR/AcrR family transcriptional regulator, producing the protein MQKESRKVREFRRREQEILDTSLRLFLEQGEDSVTVEMIADEVGIGKGTIYKHFKSKAEIYLRLMLDYERDLAELLHSDAFIKDKAALPREYFAFRMSDPERYRLFDRLEEKVVKANQLPELVEQLHQIRASNFNHLKGVIQLRIDEGSLEDVPPYFHYCAAWALVHGAMAMYHSPFWREEIGDPEGYMQFLMDVGVRMGNKFKRRKEGEGGAPAKV; encoded by the coding sequence ATGCAGAAAGAATCACGCAAGGTGCGCGAATTTCGCCGCCGTGAACAGGAAATTCTCGACACCTCACTGCGTCTTTTCCTCGAACAGGGAGAGGATAGCGTCACCGTTGAGATGATCGCCGACGAAGTCGGTATCGGCAAAGGCACCATCTACAAGCACTTCAAGTCCAAGGCCGAGATTTATCTGCGCCTGATGCTGGACTATGAGCGTGACCTGGCCGAGCTGCTGCACTCCGATGCCTTTATCAAGGACAAGGCGGCGCTGCCGCGCGAATACTTCGCCTTCCGCATGAGCGATCCCGAGCGCTATCGGTTGTTTGACCGGCTGGAAGAAAAGGTGGTCAAGGCCAACCAGTTGCCGGAACTGGTCGAGCAGTTGCACCAGATCCGGGCCTCCAACTTCAATCACCTCAAAGGGGTGATCCAACTGCGCATTGATGAAGGTTCGCTGGAAGACGTACCGCCGTATTTCCACTATTGCGCTGCCTGGGCTCTGGTCCACGGCGCGATGGCCATGTATCACTCGCCATTCTGGCGTGAGGAGATCGGTGATCCGGAAGGCTACATGCAGTTTCTGATGGATGTCGGGGTGCGCATGGGCAACAAGTTCAAGCGCCGCAAGGAAGGCGAAGGCGGCGCTCCAGCAAAAGTCTGA
- a CDS encoding DUF4823 domain-containing protein — protein sequence MRLGWLVAVVLVLAGCMKPSDMQQSARYYLGDAGLMDHYTLTRSATWTLQSDSQLFIAQGHFVPVGHPYARPNVVAEETFAAAVQVFPLVRRAEQPLGLEQALEQAINHQADYLLYTRFARAEDGVSTREEWEESGELADVGRDRAVLQLILMETGNRYMVDYAVIQARGGFLQFYKAKPEDLLRRPLEDYTRRLLGR from the coding sequence ATGCGGTTGGGATGGCTTGTGGCGGTAGTGCTGGTGCTGGCTGGCTGTATGAAACCGTCCGATATGCAGCAGAGCGCTCGCTATTATCTGGGCGATGCCGGGTTGATGGATCATTACACGCTGACCCGCAGCGCAACCTGGACGCTGCAGTCAGACTCGCAGCTGTTCATTGCCCAAGGGCATTTTGTCCCGGTAGGTCATCCCTATGCGCGGCCCAATGTGGTGGCCGAAGAGACCTTTGCCGCCGCCGTACAGGTTTTTCCGCTGGTACGGCGCGCCGAGCAGCCGCTTGGGCTGGAGCAGGCACTGGAGCAGGCTATCAACCACCAGGCTGATTACCTGCTGTACACCCGCTTTGCCCGCGCCGAAGACGGCGTCAGTACCCGTGAGGAGTGGGAGGAATCGGGCGAACTGGCTGATGTCGGGCGTGACCGCGCGGTGTTACAGTTGATTCTGATGGAAACCGGTAACCGCTACATGGTCGACTATGCGGTCATTCAGGCGCGCGGCGGCTTCCTGCAGTTTTACAAGGCCAAGCCCGAAGACCTGTTGCGGCGGCCGCTCGAGGACTATACCCGGCGTCTGCTCGGTCGTTGA
- a CDS encoding ABC transporter permease: MRSTWRLGTLLLMLPLLLWLLLLILLPHLDMLTVSLRERVAFGEYRFSWMHYQAFFSESLYWRTFLRTALMSILATFLTLVIALPVAWYIAKLVRGRARTTLFLACLVPFWVSELVRTYGWMILLRESGVISGLLQWLGLASGPVEMLYNDVAIMVGLIYASMLFMVVPLVTTLDSLDNSLVEAAYDLGGNHLSVWRDIIIPHAMPGIVSGCIVVFMLTLGNYLTPVLLGGKDSLWFTEQIFTQFITRFNWEQGAAFGVLLLFLSSLIVWLGLKLSGQSFSQTMR, translated from the coding sequence ATGCGCAGCACCTGGCGTCTGGGTACGCTGCTGTTGATGTTGCCGCTGCTGTTGTGGCTATTGCTGTTGATCTTGCTGCCGCATCTGGACATGTTGACTGTGTCACTGCGTGAGCGGGTAGCGTTCGGTGAGTACCGTTTCAGCTGGATGCACTATCAGGCCTTCTTCAGCGAATCCTTGTACTGGCGCACCTTTCTGCGCACGGCGCTGATGTCGATTCTGGCCACCTTCTTGACCCTGGTGATCGCCTTGCCGGTTGCCTGGTATATCGCCAAGCTGGTACGTGGCCGTGCCCGTACCACGCTGTTTCTCGCCTGCCTGGTGCCGTTCTGGGTCAGCGAGCTGGTGCGCACCTATGGCTGGATGATCCTGCTACGTGAAAGCGGTGTGATCAGCGGCCTTTTGCAATGGCTGGGGTTGGCCAGTGGGCCGGTTGAAATGCTCTACAACGACGTGGCGATCATGGTTGGGTTGATCTATGCCTCGATGCTGTTCATGGTTGTGCCGCTGGTGACGACTCTGGACAGCCTCGATAACAGCCTGGTGGAGGCGGCCTACGACCTTGGCGGTAATCACCTGAGTGTCTGGCGCGACATCATCATTCCACATGCCATGCCCGGCATCGTCTCTGGCTGCATTGTGGTGTTCATGTTGACGCTGGGCAATTACCTGACGCCGGTTCTGCTCGGCGGCAAGGACAGCTTGTGGTTCACCGAACAGATCTTCACTCAGTTCATCACCCGCTTCAACTGGGAGCAGGGCGCCGCTTTTGGCGTGCTGCTGCTGTTCTTGTCTTCGCTTATCGTCTGGCTTGGGCTCAAGCTCAGCGGCCAGTCGTTCAGTCAGACCATGAGGTGA
- a CDS encoding ABC transporter permease — protein MIASLPLSRRFRWIYAAYVVAFFIYLAAPLLVVAVFAFNDSRFPALPWQGFTLDWFLSGSGRIGLFDDRPILRSIGTSAWVASWVTLASISLATLNAFLFERHQFPGKNLLFILMLLPLVIPGVILGISILVFASSIANYFDFNHDLELDMLRPGLLLVVLGQFAFLTTIATLVIAARLRTFDLQLEEAARNLGATPLVAVLTVTLPFLAPAIIGAALVCFLMSFENFNTTLMLVGSDAPLTITLFSRLREGATPVLNAVSLLLMLGSMLLALVSIWVQRRP, from the coding sequence ATGATTGCCTCCTTGCCCCTGAGCCGCCGGTTTCGCTGGATTTACGCAGCCTATGTCGTGGCTTTTTTCATCTATCTGGCCGCGCCTTTGCTGGTGGTGGCGGTGTTTGCCTTCAACGACAGCCGCTTTCCGGCCTTGCCCTGGCAAGGCTTTACTCTGGACTGGTTCTTGTCCGGCAGCGGTCGGATCGGCCTGTTCGATGACCGGCCGATTCTGCGCAGCATCGGCACCAGCGCCTGGGTAGCCAGTTGGGTGACGCTGGCGTCAATCAGTCTGGCCACGCTCAATGCCTTTCTGTTCGAGCGCCATCAGTTCCCAGGCAAGAATCTGCTGTTCATCCTGATGTTGCTGCCGCTGGTGATTCCCGGCGTGATTCTGGGTATCTCGATTCTGGTGTTTGCCAGCAGCATCGCCAACTACTTTGACTTCAACCATGATCTTGAACTGGACATGCTGCGTCCGGGGTTGCTGCTGGTGGTGCTGGGGCAATTTGCTTTTCTGACTACCATAGCCACTTTGGTGATTGCCGCCCGGCTACGGACCTTTGACCTGCAACTGGAAGAGGCTGCCCGTAATCTGGGGGCTACGCCGCTGGTGGCCGTATTGACCGTGACTCTGCCATTTTTGGCGCCGGCAATCATTGGTGCGGCGCTGGTGTGTTTTTTGATGTCGTTCGAGAACTTCAACACCACCTTGATGTTGGTCGGCTCCGATGCGCCGCTGACGATCACGTTGTTCAGTCGGCTGCGTGAGGGAGCAACCCCTGTCCTCAATGCCGTGTCCTTGCTGCTGATGTTGGGCTCGATGTTGCTGGCGCTGGTCAGCATCTGGGTTCAGCGCAGGCCTTAG
- a CDS encoding extracellular solute-binding protein — protein MPIKQLLLPAVLGLCLPLGAMASELRLLTWGGYAPEDVVSEFERETGIKVLVTLSNNEDMISKLRATGGSGFDLAQPSQDRVTSAQQEYRIYKPMDLSKIDTSLFIESMLEATKSNTAIADEVYGVPHVWGTTGLIVHDSVADQVKDFADLCKPELAGRVSYRLRRPILIGMAFSMGEDPFAAYADMPRYEQIMQKVEQQLVACKPNVKAYWSGGDELINLVASGEVVAAKGWDAGGWKLQAENPAIHFVAPSSGALGWIDTFVLPRRGRNDDAAYQWINFVMRPDIAARITESAGNFTASKGSEEFVNEQLKASFQDSFDQQALDNIKWYPPVPPGLEAFEGRILDRIQAH, from the coding sequence ATGCCAATCAAGCAGCTTTTGTTACCTGCCGTGCTGGGATTGTGCCTGCCACTGGGCGCGATGGCCTCGGAGTTGCGGTTGTTGACCTGGGGTGGCTATGCCCCGGAAGACGTGGTCAGCGAGTTTGAGCGCGAGACCGGTATCAAGGTTCTGGTGACACTCTCCAATAATGAAGACATGATTTCCAAGTTGCGGGCCACCGGTGGCTCCGGCTTCGATCTGGCTCAGCCCAGTCAGGACCGGGTAACCAGCGCGCAACAGGAGTACCGCATCTATAAGCCGATGGACCTGTCGAAGATCGACACCAGTCTGTTCATCGAGTCCATGCTTGAGGCCACCAAAAGCAATACCGCCATTGCCGATGAAGTCTACGGCGTACCTCATGTCTGGGGCACCACCGGGCTGATCGTGCATGACAGCGTAGCTGATCAGGTTAAGGATTTCGCTGATCTGTGCAAGCCTGAGCTGGCTGGCCGGGTGTCCTATCGTTTGCGTCGGCCGATTCTGATCGGCATGGCCTTCTCTATGGGTGAGGACCCGTTCGCCGCCTATGCCGACATGCCGCGTTACGAGCAGATCATGCAAAAGGTTGAACAGCAGCTGGTCGCCTGCAAACCCAACGTCAAGGCTTACTGGAGTGGTGGTGATGAACTGATCAATCTGGTCGCTTCCGGCGAGGTGGTGGCAGCCAAGGGTTGGGATGCCGGCGGCTGGAAGCTCCAGGCAGAAAACCCGGCGATTCATTTTGTCGCGCCCAGCAGTGGCGCGCTGGGCTGGATCGATACCTTTGTGTTGCCGCGCCGGGGACGCAACGATGACGCCGCCTATCAATGGATCAACTTCGTGATGCGACCGGATATCGCAGCGCGGATCACCGAGTCGGCTGGCAATTTTACCGCATCCAAGGGCTCCGAAGAGTTCGTCAACGAACAGCTCAAGGCCAGTTTCCAGGACAGCTTCGATCAACAGGCGCTGGATAACATCAAGTGGTATCCGCCAGTACCACCGGGACTTGAGGCGTTCGAAGGCCGCATTCTTGATCGGATTCAGGCGCACTGA
- a CDS encoding amidohydrolase family protein: MARFILYALCALLALPAQARDYRYSDAHLHYVDFFQKSAGMERLLKEMQARRIDHVMLSGIPVAKMWHENEPKRPRYYAGDDAPVYWYSATDYLIADALKGLSAEQRRHFHPFISGFNPSDKNAAAHIRRLLERDPGLWHGIGEIFTRHDDLTALTHGEPPRANSAALNRVYHLAAEHDLPVMVHSNITSKRERNPLYLQEIEEPLGEHPDVRFIWAHAGTSMEIHRHQEYLEFLLPQLERLLSTYQNLYIDLSWTMLEPYLLDDQGAPDPDWVALVERFPERFMIGSDVVGRFGNLGNHLQAFDPFLDALPESVAHQVARDNFVAILPEAVRQELD; encoded by the coding sequence GTGGCCCGCTTTATCCTGTACGCACTCTGCGCATTGCTGGCGCTGCCGGCTCAGGCCAGAGACTACCGCTACAGTGACGCCCACCTGCACTATGTTGACTTCTTCCAGAAATCCGCCGGGATGGAACGCTTGCTCAAGGAAATGCAGGCCAGGCGGATCGATCATGTAATGCTGTCGGGCATCCCGGTAGCCAAGATGTGGCACGAGAATGAACCCAAGCGCCCGCGCTACTATGCCGGGGATGATGCTCCGGTCTATTGGTACAGCGCTACCGACTACCTGATCGCCGATGCGCTCAAGGGCCTGAGTGCCGAGCAGCGCCGACATTTCCATCCGTTCATCTCGGGCTTCAACCCCAGCGACAAAAATGCCGCTGCGCATATCCGTCGGCTGCTGGAGCGTGATCCTGGGTTGTGGCACGGGATCGGTGAAATCTTTACCCGTCATGACGACCTGACTGCATTGACCCATGGCGAGCCGCCACGGGCCAACAGCGCAGCCTTGAATCGGGTTTACCATCTGGCCGCCGAACATGATCTGCCGGTGATGGTACATAGCAACATTACTTCAAAACGTGAGCGCAACCCGCTGTATTTACAGGAAATAGAAGAGCCGCTTGGTGAGCACCCGGATGTCCGCTTCATCTGGGCGCATGCCGGTACCAGCATGGAGATTCATCGCCATCAGGAATATCTTGAGTTCCTGTTGCCGCAGCTTGAACGGCTGTTGTCGACCTACCAGAACCTGTATATCGACCTATCCTGGACCATGCTCGAGCCTTATCTGCTCGACGACCAGGGGGCGCCAGATCCAGACTGGGTGGCGTTGGTCGAGCGTTTTCCTGAACGTTTCATGATTGGTTCGGATGTGGTCGGGCGGTTCGGCAACCTGGGCAATCATCTTCAGGCTTTCGACCCTTTCCTGGATGCTTTGCCTGAATCGGTTGCGCACCAGGTGGCGCGGGATAATTTCGTGGCGATCCTGCCCGAAGCGGTGCGTCAGGAGCTGGACTGA
- a CDS encoding DUF1285 domain-containing protein, which produces MDNRPPPPQSLLDSIPQTGSLHRREPAPVHLWNPPLSGELDMRITRDGTWYYQGGPIERKALAQLFSGILRLDEDGRYYLVTPVERWAIQVDDAPFVATNLNIEGEGQLQRLRFTTSLGDEFEAGTEHPITLKCDPDSGEPAPYILVRANLQALIHRNVFYQLVDLAVAHEQNGHSALGVWSNGQFFPMDGGAEAR; this is translated from the coding sequence ATGGACAATCGCCCACCCCCTCCGCAATCGCTGCTCGACAGCATTCCCCAGACGGGCAGTCTGCATCGCCGTGAACCGGCTCCGGTTCACCTCTGGAACCCACCGCTATCCGGCGAGCTGGACATGCGAATCACCCGCGACGGCACCTGGTACTATCAGGGCGGGCCGATTGAACGCAAGGCGCTGGCGCAGTTGTTCTCCGGCATTCTGCGGCTGGATGAGGACGGCCGCTACTATCTGGTTACGCCGGTCGAACGCTGGGCCATTCAGGTCGATGACGCGCCTTTCGTCGCGACCAACCTGAATATCGAGGGCGAAGGACAGTTGCAACGCTTGCGCTTTACCACCAGCCTGGGTGATGAGTTCGAAGCCGGCACTGAGCATCCGATAACTCTCAAGTGTGATCCTGATAGTGGCGAGCCGGCACCCTATATACTGGTGCGCGCCAATCTGCAGGCGCTGATTCATCGCAACGTGTTCTATCAGTTGGTTGATCTGGCAGTAGCCCATGAGCAGAACGGGCACAGTGCTCTGGGAGTTTGGAGCAACGGTCAGTTTTTTCCGATGGACGGTGGCGCCGAGGCGCGCTGA
- a CDS encoding carboxylesterase/lipase family protein, with protein sequence MTTNRARPGFILTSLAALVVAASLSGCLSSSGSSSSSRATEPEANPLLASTSEGDIQGIALNGMRVFRGIPYAAAPVGELRLAPTQAAAQRDAVLELSEEFGAMCPQTSLMTGQPQGDEDCLFLNVYTPDQAEDLPVMVWIHGGAFVFGDGGGEYDPTRLVQQDVVVVTLNYRLGNLGFMAHPSLESDGGNFGLMDQQQALRWVKQNIQAFGGDPDNVTIFGESAGGHSVMSHVVSPRAQSEELFHKAIVQSGSYAPFQVPKVAAQFGGVQIANALGCDDLATAADCLRALPVPALLAAQGSQSMPSVDPDSDLLPLSIMAALQTGQFNTNLDMMIGSNQNEGTLFIALDELGGASLETLGEAEYRSRVTSFFAPYQASVPYDDDQIASDYLGFYASESAPLSTALSAIWTDFMFACNSSLHAGTFAAQGMNTFKYWFRDENAPWTLVSPALVSFDMGATHAGEIPYVLYPQELMRERYTGTDEEIDNLAGLMVDYWTSFAKFGDPNTSDGVAPAWPQAADNQYLVLDPPQPASTSALTFLGYHRCGYWANPPLR encoded by the coding sequence ATGACAACAAACCGCGCCCGCCCGGGCTTCATCCTGACCAGCCTTGCAGCGCTGGTCGTCGCCGCCAGCCTAAGTGGCTGCCTGTCCAGTTCAGGTTCAAGCTCGAGCTCCAGAGCCACAGAGCCGGAAGCCAACCCGTTGCTGGCCAGCACCAGTGAAGGTGACATTCAGGGCATCGCACTCAACGGTATGCGGGTATTTCGTGGCATACCCTACGCCGCCGCACCGGTCGGCGAACTGCGGCTGGCTCCAACCCAGGCTGCCGCGCAGCGTGATGCCGTGCTGGAGCTGAGCGAAGAGTTCGGCGCCATGTGCCCGCAGACCAGCCTGATGACCGGACAGCCGCAAGGTGATGAAGACTGCCTGTTCCTGAATGTTTACACCCCTGACCAGGCTGAAGATCTGCCAGTGATGGTCTGGATCCATGGTGGCGCCTTCGTATTTGGCGATGGCGGCGGCGAGTATGACCCCACCCGCCTGGTCCAGCAGGACGTAGTTGTCGTTACCCTCAATTATCGGCTTGGCAATCTTGGTTTCATGGCACACCCATCACTGGAGTCCGATGGTGGCAACTTCGGCCTGATGGACCAGCAGCAAGCCCTGCGCTGGGTCAAGCAGAACATTCAGGCCTTTGGCGGCGACCCGGACAACGTGACCATTTTCGGCGAATCGGCCGGTGGCCACAGCGTCATGAGTCATGTGGTTTCACCGCGCGCGCAGAGCGAAGAACTGTTCCACAAGGCCATCGTACAGAGTGGCTCCTACGCGCCCTTCCAGGTACCTAAGGTAGCCGCCCAGTTTGGCGGTGTGCAAATTGCCAATGCCCTGGGCTGTGACGACCTGGCAACCGCTGCTGACTGCCTGCGCGCCTTGCCGGTTCCAGCTCTGCTGGCTGCCCAGGGTTCGCAAAGCATGCCGAGCGTAGACCCGGATAGCGATCTGCTGCCTCTGTCGATCATGGCCGCGCTGCAAACCGGCCAGTTCAATACCAACCTGGACATGATGATCGGCAGCAATCAGAACGAAGGCACCTTGTTCATTGCCCTTGATGAGCTTGGCGGCGCGTCGCTGGAAACACTGGGCGAAGCGGAATACCGTAGCCGGGTAACCAGCTTTTTTGCACCATACCAGGCCAGCGTGCCCTACGATGATGATCAGATCGCCAGCGATTATCTGGGGTTCTATGCCAGTGAAAGCGCTCCGCTCTCCACCGCCCTGTCCGCCATCTGGACCGATTTCATGTTCGCCTGCAACAGCAGCCTGCACGCCGGCACCTTCGCCGCCCAGGGTATGAACACCTTCAAGTATTGGTTCCGTGATGAAAACGCTCCCTGGACGCTGGTCAGTCCGGCCCTGGTGAGTTTCGACATGGGTGCCACCCATGCTGGCGAGATTCCTTATGTGCTCTACCCGCAAGAGCTGATGCGCGAGCGTTACACCGGCACTGATGAGGAGATCGACAATCTGGCCGGCCTGATGGTTGATTACTGGACATCGTTCGCCAAGTTCGGTGACCCCAACACCAGCGATGGGGTCGCTCCTGCCTGGCCGCAAGCGGCCGACAATCAATACCTGGTACTTGATCCGCCACAACCGGCCAGCACCAGCGCCCTGACCTTCCTCGGCTATCACCGCTGTGGTTACTGGGCCAATCCGCCTCTGCGTTAA